The following are from one region of the Rissa tridactyla isolate bRisTri1 chromosome 10, bRisTri1.patW.cur.20221130, whole genome shotgun sequence genome:
- the AMT gene encoding aminomethyltransferase, mitochondrial has protein sequence MLRAGSRAALPRWPPASAPLRGVGEGGEPKRTPLDALHRSRGGRMVAFAGWSLPLHYGQGHLQSHLHTRRHCSLFDVSHMLQTRVYGRDRVRFMESLVVGDIGELKPGQGTLTLVTNERGGIVDDLIVTNTSEDHLYVVSNAGCAEKDLAVMRDRAAELQAAGSDVHLEVSDNALLALQGPSMARVLQAGLSDDLSKLFFMNSITTTVFGVPGCRVTRCGYTGEDGVEISVPAGRAVELAERLLGVPEVWPAGLAARDSLRLEAGLCLYGNDIDETTTPAEAGLLWTLGKRRRAAMDFPGAAVIMAQVKEKPKRRRVGLTSVGPPIRPHTAILGPEGTSVGTVTSGCPSPSLGKNIAMAYVEAAHSRAGTALTVEVRKKQHPAVITKMPFVPTQYYMAK, from the exons atgCTGCGGGCGGGCAGCCGAGCCGCGCTGCCCCGCTGGCCGCCGGCCTCCGCGCCGCTGAGGGGGgtcggggaagggggggaaccGAAGCGGACGCCGCTGGACGCCCTGCACCGGTCCCGCGGCGGGAGGATGGTGGCGTTCGCCGGCTGGAGCCTGCCGCTGCACTACGGGCAGGGCCACCTGCAGTCCCACCTGCACACCCGCCGCCACTGCTCCCTCTTCGACGTCTCCCACATGCTGCAG ACCCGGGTGTATGGCCGGGACCGTGTCAGGTTCATGGAGAGCTTGGTGGTGGGGGACATCGGCGAGCTGAAGCCGGGACAG GGCACCCTGACACTGGTCACCAACGAGAGGGGTGGCATCGTAGATGACCTCATTGTCACCAACACGTCAGAAGATCACCTCTATGTGGTGTCCAACGCTGGCTGTGCCGAAAAGGACTTGGCTGTCATGAGG GACAGAGCAGCGGAGCTGCAGGCTGCCGGCAGTGACGTCCACCTGGAGGTGTCGGACAACGCGCTGCTGGCTCTGCAAG GTCCCTCCATGGCACGGGTGCTGCAGGCGGGGCTGTCGGATGACCTCTCCAAGCTGTTCTTCATGAACAGCATCACCACGACGGTCTTTGGTGTGCCGGGCTGCCGGGTCACGCGCTGCGGTTACACTGGCGAGGATGGCGTAGAG ATCTCGGTGCCCGCAGGGCGGGCGGTGGAGCTGGCCGAGAGGCTGCTGGGTGTCCCTGAGGTGTGGCCAGCGGGGCTGGCGGCCAGGGACAGCCTGCGCCTGGAGGCCGGGCTCTGCCTCTACGGCAATGACATCGACGAGACCACCACGCCTGCCGAGGCTGGGCTGCTGTGGACCTTGG GAAAGCGGCGGCGTGCGGCCATGGACTTCCCCGGCGCGGCTGTCATCATGGCACAGGTGAAAGAGAAGCCGAAGCGCAGGCGTGTGGGGCTGACGTCAGTGGGACCCCCCATCCGTCCCCACACGGCCATTCTGGGCCCCGAGGGCACGTCTGTGG GCACGGTGACCAGCGGCTGCCCCTCGCCCTCCCTGGGCAAGAACATCGCCATGGCCTACGTGGAGGCGGCACACAGCCGGGCCGGCACCGCGCTCACCGTCGAGGTGCGGAAGAAGCAGCACCCGGCCGTCATCACCAAGATGCCCTTCGTTCCCACCCAGTACTATATGGCCAAGTGA
- the TCTA gene encoding T-cell leukemia translocation-altered gene protein → MVGTRKAGPAPLSTRLREEPVAEGAACRGGPARPEGPAAAGAAMAAVAGVWQSPWRALVALGRELAAEWAAQDVRAALCQLLLLWLGLSLLGVRLAWRAYGGAVAALCYRTGPAARRPPATATGPGPARPRAHSLSPAGPAGRNGGAERHCPPREGSAAEPAKTHRE, encoded by the exons ATGGTGGGGACAAGGAAGGCGGGTCCCGCCCCCCTGAGCACCCGCCTCCGGGAGGAGCCCGTGGCCGAAGGCGCCGCTTGCCGGGGAGGCCCCGCCCGCCCggaaggcccggcggcggccggcgcagccatggcggcggtggcgggggtcTGGCAGTCGCCGTGgcgggcgctggtggcgctgggCCGGGAGCTGGCGGCCGAGTGGGCGGCGCAGGACGTGCGGGCCGCgctgtgccagctgctgctgctctggctgggcCTCAGCCTGCTGGGCGTCCGCCTGGCCTGGCGAGCCTACGGCGGGGCGGTCGCCGCGCTCTGCTACCGGACGGGGCCCGCCGCACGCCGGCCTCCCGCCACCGCCACCGGCcccgggcccgcccggccccgcgcacACTCCCTCTcccccgccggcccggccggACGCAACGGCGGCGCCGAGCGGCACTGCCCGCCCCG GGAGGGCTCAGCAGCGGAACCAGCGAAGACGCACCGGGAGTGA
- the UBA7 gene encoding ubiquitin-like modifier-activating enzyme 7 isoform X4, producing MAPSRPRSCRPFPPPPLNADGPLPRRYVLGGGARRLAGARVLVSGLRGTGAQVAAALVLAGTGRVVLHDRGTACTADRAQQFLLEESDVGQNRAEVSQRVLAELNPRVVVAAHTGELSEAFLASFQVVVLTESPLEEQLRIGDFCHDRGICFIVADTKGLAGQLFCDFGKRFVVDEPAEGDPVCAVVQDISQGNPGVVTYVGTEDSHGYPFCDGDLVTFSGVEGMTELNNQEPIPVRVLDDFKLEIGDTSSFSPYRRGGLVSQVWLPQEHSYEPLRQALVDPKIQATNSKELLRSRSLHAAFQALHAFRGERGHLPRPRVSVDAERVLELARSLGAQQGPLDEDVVRAFASVSAGDLCPMASVLGAMVAQEVLKAITGKFLPLDQWFYFDALECLALEGAERLTEEDCAPRGSRYDGQIAVFGADFQEQLGRQKYFVVGAGAIGCELLKNFAMMGLAAGPGGDLTVTDMDTVALSNLHRQLLYRTADVSKPKSVVAAAAVRRMNPSVRVVAHQNQVGPATELLYGDDFFRRLDGVASALDTLEARAYLESRCLRCHTPLLDSGTEGPRGNVLPMVPSLTEPLRPGDMSRDGTFPLCTLRYFPRTIQHTLQWARDEFEGLFQLPAERVNRFMEDPAFLDQLPAGLEALEVLEQVQGSLRERPRDWQDCLRWARRRWQSCYHDDIAQLLHNYPPEHETSPGVPFWSGDKSCPHPLTFDPDNVSAGGSAGVPCRGQYGQGERKPVPRVQWMPDCSCAPSAAACAGLPGPEQGLALSPGRPGHCWGQPTRTLWLEEEERHLHLHLRAKWAGFGPVGSWTTLAARVLCAHRTPTWNTSWLLPVSLPKRTRCHHATSERLSRPSSATWSCHPSCPRMGSGSLSQRSRKRHRCLQRAAGGAHPGPGAAEAGADWGRGGASAPDGAHPLREGRQHPHGLYHSSIQPARGELWHPPC from the exons AtggccccgtcccgtccccggtCGTGTcgtccgttcccccccccccccctcaacgCTGACGGTCCCTTGCCCCGCAGGTACGTGctgggcggcggggcgcggcggctgGCCGGGGCGCGGGTGCTGGTGTCCGGGCTGCGCGGGACCGGAGCGCAGGTGGCGGCGGCGTTGGTGTTAGCCGGAACCGGGCGCGTCGTCCTGCACGATCGCGGCACCGCCTGCACCGCCGATCGCGCCCAGCAG TTCCTCCTGGAGGAGAGCGACGTGGGCCAGAACCGTGCTGAGGTGTCCCAGCGGGTCCTGGCCGAGCTGAACCCCCGCGTGGTGGTGGCAGCTCACACCGGGGAGCTGTCAGAGGCCTTCCTCGCCTCCTTCCAG GTGGTGGTGCTGACTGAGTCCCCGCTGGAGGAGCAGCTCCGCATTGGGGACTTCTGCCATGACCGGGGCATCTGCTTCATTGTGGCCGACACCAAAGGGCTGGCAGG GCAGCTGTTCTGTGACTTTGGGAAGCGATTTGTTGTTGATGAACCGGCAGAAGGGGACCCGGTGTGTGCCGTCGTGCAGGACATCTCCCAG ggCAACCCGGGTGTGGTGACGTACGTGGGGACAGAGGACAGCCATGGCTACCCCTTTTGTGACGGTGACCTGGTGACGTTTTCTGGTGTGGAGGGGATGACGGAGCTGAACAACCAGGAGCCCATCCCCGTCCGTGTGCTGG ATGACTTCAAGCTGGAGATCGGCGACACCAGCTCCTTCTCGCCCTACCGCCGTGGGGGCCTGGTCTCGCAGGTGTGGCTACCCCAGGAGCACTCCTAT GAGCCCCTGCGCCAGGCACTGGTAGATCCCAAGATCCAAGCGACGAATTCCAAGGAACTGCTGCGCAGCCGCAGCCTGCACGCCGCCTTCCAGGCCCTGCACGCTttccggggggagcggggccacCTGCCCCGGCCCAGGGTGTCG GTGGACGCCGAGCGGGTGCTGGAGCTGGCGCGGAGCCTGGGGGCGCAGCAGGGTCCCCTGGATGAGGATGTCGTGCGAGCCTTTGCCAGCGTGAGCGCGGGGGACCTGTGCCCCATGGCTTCCGTCCTGGGGGCCATGGTGGCCCAGGAGGTGCTGAAG GCCATCACCGGGAAATTCCTGCCCCTGGACCAGTGGTTTTACTTCGATGCCCTGGAGTGCCTGGCGCTGGAGGGAGCCGAGCGGCTGACGGAGGAGGACTGCGCCCCG AGGGGCTCTCGCTACGATGGGCAGATCGCCGTCTTTGGGGCCGACTTCCAGGAGCAGCTGGGCCGCCAGAAGTACTTTGTG gtGGGAGCCGGCGCCATCGGCTGCGAGCTGCTGAAAAACTTTGCCATGatggggctggcggcggggccgggcggggaccTCACCGTCACCGACATGGACACCGTCGCCCTCTCCAACCTCCATCGGCAGCTCCTCTACCGCACGGCAGATGTATCG AAGCCGAAGTCGGTGGTGGCCGCGGCAGCCGTGCGGCGCATGAACCCCAGTGTCAGGGTGGTGGCTCACCAGAACCAGGTGGGACCTGCCACCGAGCTGCTCTATGGGGACGACTTCTTCCGGCGCCTGGATGGTGTCGCCAGCGCCCTGGACACGCTGGAGGCCC GTGCCTACTTGGAGAGCCGCTGCTTACGCTGCCACACGCCACTGCTGGACTCGGGCACGGAGGGGCCGCGGGGAAATGTGCTGCCCATGGTGCCTTCCCTGACGGAGCCACTGCGGCCGGGGGACATGTCCAGGGATGGCACCTTCCCCCTCTGCACCCTGCGGTACTTCCCCCGCACCATCCAGCACACGCTGCAG TGGGCTCGCGATGAGTTTGAGGGGCTtttccagctgcctgcagagcgTGTCAACCGGTTCATGGA AGATCCGGCTTTTCTGGACCAGCTGCCAGCAGGTCTGGAGGCTCTGGAGGTCCTGGAGCAAGTGCAGGGGAGCCTGCGGGAGCGTCCGCGGGACTGGCAGGACTGCCTGCGCTGGGCCCGACGGCGCTGGCAGAGCTGCTACCACGACGACATCGCCCAGCTGCTGCACAACTACCCCCCAGAGCAC GAAACCAGCCCGGGTGTCCCCTTCTGGTCGGGGGACAAGAGCTGTCCCCATCCGCTGACATTCGACCCTGATAATGTGAGTGCAGGGGGGAGTGCTGGGGTCCCCTGCCGGGGACAGTacgggcagggggagaggaagcCTGTGCCAAGGGTGCAATGGATGCCAGACTGTAGCTGTGCTCCTTCTGCCGCAGCCTGTGCAGGTCTGCCAGGTCCTGAGCAGGGTCTGGCTCTGTCCCCCGGTCGGCCAGGGCACTGCTGGGGACAGCCCACGCGTACCCTatggctggaggaggaggagaggcaccTCCATCTCCACCTCAGGGCAAAGTGGGCAGGCTTTGGCCCGGTGGGTTCGTGGACCACCCTGGCTGCCCGGGTGCTCTGCGCCCACAGGACACCCACCTGGAATACATCCTGGCTGCTGCCCGTCTCTTTGCCCAAGCGCACAAGGTGCCACCATGCAACGAGCGAGCGGCTGTCCAGGCCATCCTCCGCAACGTGGTCCTGCCACCCTTCATGCCCCAGGATGGGGTCCGGATCCCTCTCacagaggagcaggaagaggcACAGGTGCCT ACAGCGGGCG